The Helicobacter sp. 'house sparrow 1' genome includes a region encoding these proteins:
- a CDS encoding zinc ribbon domain-containing protein, whose amino-acid sequence MNKHLQQLIEVANLDKEIDALEPKILEKRAKLDRMLREKASREQQIQDLQAQKEEINLKIRSTNNLIEETGIHLEHIAKKHHEVKSERELKALNIEEELAKEQLTKANQDIEVLQKDIQLKDEALLGLEVQNKELDEEIKQEEISISKEIDVIKKEQEALFHKKQSMYEMLDQKLAVFYEKIRKWAKNTSVVLVKKQACGGCFIKINDRVFAEIKQSNDIVTCPHCGRILYIES is encoded by the coding sequence ATGAATAAACATCTACAGCAGCTTATTGAAGTAGCAAACTTAGATAAAGAGATTGATGCATTAGAACCAAAAATTTTAGAAAAAAGAGCAAAGCTTGATAGGATGCTAAGAGAAAAGGCCTCAAGAGAACAGCAAATTCAAGACTTGCAGGCACAAAAAGAAGAAATAAATCTAAAAATTAGAAGCACCAATAACTTAATTGAGGAAACAGGGATTCATCTAGAGCATATTGCTAAAAAACATCACGAAGTAAAATCAGAAAGAGAACTAAAGGCTTTAAATATTGAAGAAGAGCTTGCAAAAGAGCAACTAACAAAAGCAAATCAAGATATCGAAGTTTTACAAAAAGACATCCAGCTAAAAGATGAGGCTTTGTTGGGATTAGAGGTTCAAAACAAGGAGCTTGATGAAGAAATCAAGCAAGAAGAAATTAGTATTTCTAAAGAAATTGATGTAATCAAAAAAGAGCAAGAGGCACTCTTTCATAAAAAACAGAGTATGTATGAGATGCTAGATCAAAAGCTTGCGGTATTCTATGAAAAGATTAGAAAGTGGGCTAAAAATACCAGTGTAGTTTTAGTAAAAAAACAAGCTTGTGGTGGTTGCTTTATTAAAATCAATGATAGAGTGTTTGCAGAGATAAAACAAAGCAATGATATTGTTACTTGCCCACATTGTGGAAGAATTCTTTATATTGAAAGCTAG
- a CDS encoding L-lactate permease: protein MLYTSLAFLPILVILILMIGFRQSSRLSLSIALILSIILALFAWDMKWVDISAYVLFGFLKAFDILTIIFGAILILNTLKYSGGMDAINRAFNNISTDRRVQVIIIGWAFSAFIEGAAGYGAPAALAAPLLVGLGFPALAAAMSTLIMNSSPVSFGAVGTPTNGIQITINSLVGSDKIAPYMQEVTVITAFIHSVAAMIIPTLVVFLLVRIFGKNKNFKDALPILPFSLFASVVFVIPYLLIAKYGGFEIPSLIGGLVSLGILVLSAKVGFLTPKQSWDFDTKDRWPEYWIGSVKDNVSLGTKKINILLAWIPYLLISLILVLTRIPELGLKDYFSSLRVSFPEIFGVTNTAYSFVYGYLPGIVPFIPVAILTIFLHKMNFSEVKLAWSSTLKQVSLAIIPLFAGVAIVQLIINTGNNPKDLDSMLRLMAKFFADTSGHFYFIVSPLIGVLGAFFSGSNTVSNFLFAPLQFEAASLVGLKTQVIMALQNIGGAAGNMICINNIVAVCATVGLINKGEHRLLTYNILPCFLYCIIAITVAIFLL from the coding sequence ATGCTTTATACATCATTGGCTTTTCTACCAATCTTAGTAATTCTTATCCTTATGATTGGCTTTAGACAATCCTCAAGACTATCTCTTAGCATTGCTCTTATTCTAAGTATTATTCTTGCTCTCTTTGCTTGGGATATGAAATGGGTTGATATTAGTGCTTATGTTCTTTTTGGATTCCTTAAGGCATTTGACATTCTAACGATTATTTTTGGTGCGATTTTGATTTTAAATACTCTCAAATATAGTGGTGGAATGGATGCTATTAATCGTGCTTTTAACAATATCTCAACCGACCGGCGCGTGCAAGTTATAATTATCGGTTGGGCTTTTAGTGCCTTTATTGAGGGAGCAGCTGGATATGGAGCTCCTGCGGCACTTGCTGCTCCTCTTCTAGTGGGACTAGGATTCCCAGCCCTTGCTGCTGCAATGAGTACATTAATTATGAACTCAAGTCCTGTAAGTTTTGGTGCCGTGGGAACTCCAACAAATGGGATTCAAATTACCATTAATTCTCTAGTAGGTTCTGATAAGATTGCTCCATATATGCAAGAAGTCACTGTGATCACTGCCTTCATTCACTCAGTTGCGGCTATGATAATTCCAACCCTTGTAGTTTTTCTACTGGTAAGAATCTTTGGTAAGAACAAAAATTTTAAAGATGCCTTACCTATACTGCCTTTTTCACTCTTTGCGTCTGTTGTGTTTGTAATTCCCTATCTTCTGATTGCAAAATATGGTGGATTTGAAATTCCATCTCTTATAGGAGGTTTGGTAAGTCTTGGAATTTTAGTTTTAAGTGCAAAGGTTGGTTTTCTTACACCAAAACAATCTTGGGACTTTGATACAAAAGATAGATGGCCAGAGTATTGGATTGGATCTGTTAAAGATAATGTTTCGCTAGGCACTAAGAAAATTAATATCCTTCTTGCTTGGATACCCTATCTTCTCATTAGTCTTATCCTTGTGCTTACTAGAATCCCAGAGCTTGGACTAAAGGATTACTTTAGCTCATTAAGAGTTTCATTTCCTGAGATCTTTGGTGTAACAAACACTGCTTATAGTTTTGTCTATGGTTATTTACCTGGGATTGTTCCTTTTATTCCTGTTGCTATTTTGACAATCTTTTTACACAAGATGAATTTTAGTGAAGTCAAACTAGCTTGGTCATCTACGCTTAAGCAGGTAAGCTTAGCTATCATTCCTCTCTTTGCTGGAGTAGCAATTGTTCAGCTTATCATTAATACAGGGAATAATCCTAAAGATCTTGATTCTATGTTGCGACTGATGGCAAAATTCTTTGCAGACACTTCAGGGCATTTTTATTTTATTGTCTCTCCTCTTATTGGAGTTCTTGGAGCATTTTTTTCTGGTTCTAATACTGTCTCCAACTTTCTTTTTGCTCCGCTACAATTTGAAGCTGCCTCACTTGTAGGATTAAAAACTCAAGTAATTATGGCTCTGCAAAATATCGGAGGAGCTGCTGGAAATATGATTTGTATCAATAATATCGTGGCAGTCTGTGCAACAGTTGGATTGATTAATAAAGGGGAACATCGTTTGCTCACTTATAATATTCTACCTTGCTTCCTTTATTGTATTATTGCAATTACTGTAGCAATCTTCTTGCTCTAA
- a CDS encoding RluA family pseudouridine synthase, whose product MNDKAYKILSIQEGISNKKAKELIDRGLVSFKGKKVLLARADFPMGTIFEIQKIKKPQVIFEDKNILALNKPAFVESYELASYFRDWVLLHRLDQETSGVILLVKEDSLFHKKAKQEFREQKVYKEYFALVSGFISEEMTIDKPILTLKNGYAKSKISKDGLPALTQIKPVSIFGKKTLVRAIIKTGRTHQIRVHLRSIGHSIVGDRFYGGIEASRMMLHSSKIKIFDYEFYAPLPKEFEAN is encoded by the coding sequence ATGAATGATAAAGCTTATAAAATTTTAAGCATTCAGGAGGGAATCTCTAATAAAAAAGCAAAGGAATTAATTGATAGGGGTCTTGTGAGTTTTAAAGGAAAAAAAGTTTTACTTGCAAGGGCAGATTTTCCCATGGGCACAATTTTTGAAATACAGAAGATAAAAAAACCCCAAGTGATTTTTGAAGATAAGAATATATTAGCTCTTAATAAGCCTGCTTTTGTTGAGAGCTATGAACTAGCAAGTTATTTTAGAGATTGGGTATTGCTACATCGCTTAGATCAAGAGACAAGCGGAGTGATTTTGCTTGTAAAAGAAGATAGTCTTTTTCATAAAAAGGCAAAACAAGAGTTTAGAGAACAAAAAGTTTATAAAGAATATTTTGCATTGGTAAGTGGCTTTATTAGTGAGGAAATGACAATTGATAAACCTATTTTGACACTAAAAAATGGTTATGCAAAAAGTAAAATTAGTAAAGATGGACTTCCTGCCCTCACACAGATAAAACCTGTAAGTATTTTTGGTAAAAAAACACTGGTTAGAGCAATTATAAAAACTGGTAGGACGCATCAAATCCGCGTTCATCTTAGAAGTATTGGACATAGTATTGTAGGAGATAGGTTTTATGGTGGGATTGAAGCAAGTCGTATGATGTTACACTCAAGTAAGATAAAAATTTTTGATTATGAATTTTATGCACCATTACCAAAAGAATTTGAGGCAAACTAA
- a CDS encoding LutB/LldF family L-lactate oxidation iron-sulfur protein codes for MKTSDLISEKLNDTQLRKNLHFAMDMLQTNRKKLIKDRYRDWETLREEGRKVKQNTLSRLPELLEKFEANATKNGMQVHWASNAEEANEIIFNLAKKNNITKILKGKSMASEEIHLNAYLKKRGVQALETDLGEIIIQLIDEPPVHIVVPAIHKNRYEIGKIFEEHLKVERYSKPEDLNSVARTYLRKEFQEFKMGITGVNFAIAQDGAIWLLENEGNGRMSTTASDIHVAICGIEKIVESFDDAIILDTLLVPSATGQSITCYNNIITSPRKEGDLDGPKEVHIILLDHHRSDILSHKHYSKALSCIRCGTCMNHCPVYDKVGGHAYGATYPGPIGEVISPQIFGIDTYGYILNLCSLCGRCSEVCPVKIPLAEMIRDLRSEKVGQGSNANILGISRVKPKIAEKIGFKIFAFLASKPWAWRLMLWNVRLFGSLGKPFASMIPMLKQWTSCRSYPDLDASFQPQNIKGVIYE; via the coding sequence ATGAAAACAAGCGATCTTATTTCAGAAAAACTCAATGATACCCAACTTAGAAAAAATCTTCATTTTGCAATGGATATGCTCCAAACTAACCGCAAAAAGCTGATTAAAGATCGATATAGAGATTGGGAGACTTTGAGGGAAGAGGGGCGCAAAGTCAAGCAAAACACACTCTCAAGGCTTCCAGAATTATTAGAAAAATTTGAAGCAAATGCTACAAAAAATGGAATGCAAGTCCATTGGGCAAGCAATGCAGAAGAAGCTAATGAAATTATTTTTAATCTTGCTAAAAAAAATAACATCACAAAGATTCTCAAAGGCAAGTCTATGGCAAGTGAAGAGATTCATCTAAATGCCTATCTTAAAAAAAGAGGAGTTCAAGCCCTAGAAACAGATCTTGGAGAAATTATTATCCAACTTATTGATGAACCCCCTGTGCATATTGTTGTTCCCGCTATCCATAAGAATCGCTATGAAATTGGAAAAATTTTTGAAGAACACCTTAAGGTAGAAAGATACAGCAAGCCAGAAGACTTAAATTCTGTGGCACGCACATATCTGCGTAAAGAATTTCAAGAATTTAAAATGGGAATTACTGGTGTAAATTTTGCGATTGCTCAAGATGGTGCAATATGGCTTCTTGAAAATGAGGGGAATGGAAGAATGAGCACAACAGCTTCTGATATCCATGTTGCAATTTGTGGAATTGAAAAAATTGTTGAAAGTTTTGATGATGCCATAATCCTGGACACTCTATTGGTTCCATCTGCTACAGGTCAAAGCATAACTTGCTATAACAATATCATTACTTCACCTAGAAAAGAAGGGGATCTTGATGGTCCAAAGGAAGTGCATATCATTTTATTGGACCATCATAGGAGTGATATTCTCTCACATAAACACTATTCCAAGGCCTTAAGTTGTATTAGATGTGGTACTTGTATGAATCATTGTCCTGTGTATGATAAGGTTGGAGGACACGCATATGGAGCGACTTATCCTGGACCAATTGGGGAAGTAATTTCACCTCAAATTTTTGGGATTGATACTTATGGGTATATCTTAAATTTATGTTCACTTTGTGGAAGATGCTCTGAAGTTTGTCCCGTTAAAATTCCTTTAGCTGAAATGATTAGAGACTTAAGAAGCGAAAAAGTAGGACAGGGAAGCAATGCAAATATTCTTGGCATCTCACGAGTAAAACCTAAAATAGCCGAAAAGATTGGGTTTAAAATTTTTGCCTTTTTGGCTTCAAAGCCTTGGGCTTGGAGATTGATGCTTTGGAATGTGCGTCTCTTTGGATCTCTTGGAAAACCATTTGCTTCAATGATTCCAATGCTTAAACAATGGACTTCTTGCAGATCCTATCCTGATCTTGATGCCAGCTTTCAACCCCAAAATATAAAAGGAGTGATCTATGAGTAA
- a CDS encoding DMT family transporter → MKKAWIFLILAIVTEVVGTTSLKFFEDEKYLSYAFMGTFIGVSYYFMGMAVKKISISVAYAMWEALGIVLISLVGFFVFEEMLSLYQRLGIILSVIGIILINFGEEVHS, encoded by the coding sequence TTGAAAAAAGCTTGGATATTTCTGATTTTAGCAATTGTTACAGAAGTCGTAGGGACTACTTCTTTAAAGTTTTTTGAGGATGAAAAGTATCTTAGTTATGCTTTTATGGGGACATTTATTGGGGTATCCTATTATTTTATGGGTATGGCAGTTAAGAAGATTTCAATAAGTGTGGCCTATGCAATGTGGGAGGCATTGGGTATTGTTTTGATTTCTTTGGTTGGGTTTTTTGTCTTTGAAGAAATGTTAAGTTTATATCAAAGACTTGGGATTATACTAAGCGTAATAGGTATTATTCTTATTAATTTTGGCGAGGAAGTGCATTCGTGA
- a CDS encoding SMR family transporter, with amino-acid sequence MGVFFVLLAGILDVIANLLLKKSQGFAYKFYGVSAIIVVFGAFICLSFAIKTIPLSVAYATWGALGIIGTISGGYLLFNERLNKKGILGVFCILVSIVLLHLE; translated from the coding sequence ATTGGAGTTTTCTTTGTTTTACTTGCTGGAATTTTAGATGTGATTGCCAACTTGTTGCTTAAAAAATCACAAGGTTTTGCTTATAAATTTTATGGTGTGAGTGCAATTATTGTTGTTTTTGGAGCCTTTATTTGTTTATCTTTTGCAATTAAAACAATTCCTTTGAGTGTAGCCTACGCAACTTGGGGAGCTTTGGGTATTATTGGGACAATTAGTGGAGGATACCTACTCTTTAATGAAAGATTAAATAAAAAAGGCATCCTTGGAGTGTTTTGTATTCTTGTATCTATTGTGTTATTGCACTTAGAATAG
- a CDS encoding Nif3-like dinuclear metal center hexameric protein, whose amino-acid sequence MRVREIYDFLQSVSPFEKQEEWDNGGLQIGSLEDEIEEIVLALEVDDWVVENLKPKSLLIVHHPLIFKGLRMLDFRSYPSLFIRKIIQKECALIAMHTSFDVSHLNIHVAKEILGFRDANQDENGIVYAQLQTMTLKELTLNIKQSLRLPHIRFCDAGNKISRVAVVCGSGFSLFSKIKNKEELCFLTGDVKYHDAMIAKALGVSTIDITHYESEIVFGEILQRILQKQGYKAIITNPKNPFTYI is encoded by the coding sequence ATGAGAGTAAGAGAAATTTATGATTTTTTACAGAGTGTTTCACCCTTTGAAAAGCAGGAGGAATGGGATAATGGAGGGTTGCAAATTGGAAGTCTTGAAGATGAAATAGAAGAAATTGTATTGGCACTAGAGGTGGATGATTGGGTGGTGGAGAATCTAAAACCAAAAAGCTTATTAATTGTACATCATCCCTTGATTTTTAAAGGACTAAGGATGTTGGATTTTAGATCTTATCCAAGCTTATTTATTAGGAAAATTATTCAAAAAGAATGTGCTCTTATTGCAATGCATACAAGTTTTGATGTATCCCATCTTAATATTCATGTCGCAAAAGAGATTTTGGGATTTAGGGATGCCAATCAAGATGAAAATGGTATTGTATATGCGCAGTTGCAGACTATGACATTAAAAGAATTAACCCTAAACATAAAACAATCTTTAAGATTACCTCATATAAGATTTTGTGATGCAGGGAATAAAATTTCAAGAGTTGCAGTTGTTTGTGGTTCGGGTTTTTCTCTCTTCTCAAAAATCAAAAATAAGGAAGAATTATGTTTTCTAACAGGAGATGTGAAATATCATGATGCAATGATTGCAAAGGCTTTAGGAGTTAGCACAATTGATATTACACATTATGAGAGTGAAATTGTCTTTGGAGAAATTCTACAAAGAATTTTGCAAAAACAAGGATATAAGGCTATAATTACAAATCCTAAAAATCCATTTACTTACATATAA
- a CDS encoding LutC/YkgG family protein codes for MSKAKILQSISQALIQNPLQNEQAIYQDIIIPQEQDKIKEYKRLQEANKAEVFDIQKDEISQILNEIFQRENISQTLISASLQKEIDISIPTLVYDTPMEIIKDKLFSIECGILQADYGISNLGVITLTSNHNQPRLLSLITKHCIILLEKNKILSNLSEAITAIKRNYPDVLPSNILFIAGPSRTADIELQVVFGVHGPQKVYVLLY; via the coding sequence ATGAGTAAAGCAAAAATATTACAAAGTATTTCTCAAGCTCTTATCCAAAATCCACTTCAAAACGAACAAGCAATATATCAAGATATTATAATTCCCCAAGAGCAGGACAAAATTAAAGAGTATAAGCGTTTGCAAGAAGCCAATAAAGCAGAAGTCTTTGATATACAAAAAGATGAAATTTCACAAATATTAAATGAAATTTTTCAAAGAGAAAATATCTCTCAAACTCTAATTTCTGCAAGCTTGCAAAAAGAGATAGATATTTCTATCCCTACTTTGGTTTATGATACACCAATGGAGATAATTAAAGACAAACTTTTTAGTATTGAGTGTGGAATCTTACAGGCAGATTATGGAATATCCAACCTTGGAGTAATTACTTTGACTTCAAATCATAATCAACCACGACTTCTTTCACTCATTACTAAGCACTGCATTATTCTTTTAGAAAAAAATAAAATTTTGAGTAATCTCTCTGAAGCAATCACTGCAATCAAGAGAAACTATCCTGATGTTCTACCTAGCAACATTTTATTTATTGCTGGTCCATCAAGAACTGCAGATATCGAACTTCAAGTTGTATTTGGGGTTCATGGTCCCCAAAAAGTATATGTTCTTCTCTACTAA
- the waaA gene encoding lipid IV(A) 3-deoxy-D-manno-octulosonic acid transferase has translation MRFFEFFYLLFLGIIYCLLSPIVCILMFKQKYKQSLRARFFYCQKKPLNNTEIWFHACSFGEVRSLEVVLRELSKQGKQILLTTTTQTGHNLATRAFEDTKNIQVLYLPFEIFLPLWKKYLINLKTLVVTESELWFMLFFVSKALGAKTLLINARISDRSYRSYLYFRFYYSRVFLYIDRVFAQGKVDYLRLDAIGAKNIEVFGNLKIFTPIAVTKEYKKPKKLVIVAGSTHMEEEKLVLKAFLDFKKKYPQSLLIIAPRHPERFDDVFKMLDGLRASRISKDGIKEENDVLLLDVLGELNNIYAIADIVVLCGSFVKVGGHNPLEPAYFGVKLLSGPYIFNQYALFDCIEGYTFVQDVSDLTQKLLNYEELPQTAIKNQNQKLDTLLGEII, from the coding sequence TTGAGATTTTTTGAATTCTTCTATCTTTTATTTTTAGGAATTATTTACTGCCTATTATCGCCCATTGTTTGTATTTTAATGTTTAAGCAAAAATACAAACAATCCCTCAGGGCCAGATTCTTTTATTGCCAAAAAAAACCCTTAAATAACACAGAAATTTGGTTTCATGCCTGTTCTTTTGGAGAGGTTAGATCTCTAGAAGTCGTTTTGAGGGAGCTCTCAAAACAGGGGAAACAGATTTTACTTACTACAACTACACAAACGGGTCATAACCTTGCTACAAGAGCATTTGAAGATACAAAGAATATACAAGTCTTATATTTGCCTTTTGAGATATTTTTACCTTTATGGAAGAAATATCTTATAAATTTAAAAACTCTTGTAGTAACAGAATCAGAGCTTTGGTTTATGCTGTTTTTTGTTTCTAAAGCCTTGGGAGCTAAAACACTTTTGATTAACGCAAGAATCTCAGATCGATCTTATAGGAGTTACTTATATTTTAGATTCTATTACTCTAGAGTGTTTTTATATATTGATAGGGTTTTTGCGCAGGGGAAAGTGGATTATTTGAGGTTGGATGCAATAGGTGCAAAAAATATTGAAGTTTTTGGCAACTTAAAAATTTTTACACCCATTGCAGTTACAAAAGAATATAAAAAGCCAAAAAAATTAGTGATTGTAGCAGGAAGCACTCATATGGAGGAAGAAAAGCTTGTTTTGAAGGCTTTCTTAGACTTTAAAAAGAAATACCCACAATCCCTACTTATCATTGCGCCACGCCATCCTGAAAGATTTGATGATGTTTTTAAAATGCTTGATGGGTTAAGGGCATCTAGAATATCCAAAGATGGGATAAAAGAAGAGAATGATGTTTTATTGCTTGATGTTTTAGGAGAATTAAATAATATTTATGCAATTGCTGATATTGTGGTTTTATGTGGAAGCTTTGTAAAAGTTGGAGGACATAACCCATTGGAACCTGCCTATTTTGGTGTTAAACTTTTAAGTGGTCCTTATATTTTCAATCAATATGCACTTTTTGATTGTATCGAGGGATATACTTTTGTGCAAGATGTCTCGGATTTAACGCAAAAACTTCTAAATTATGAAGAACTCCCACAAACTGCAATAAAAAATCAAAATCAAAAACTTGACACACTTCTAGGAGAGATTATATGA
- the lgt gene encoding prolipoprotein diacylglyceryl transferase, with protein MNRWNEVYYHFNPIAFEVFGYPIHWYGIAYAFALFVVLYLARYFLKKDRKYFNLDNVTLDYYFIWAEVGIILGARIGYILIYDPLKIEYLAHPWQIFNPFNDNGEFIGIRGMSYHGGVVGFLIATYLFAIYKKKNFFLLMDLMALSIPLGYIFGRIGNFLNQELFGRVVQSDGFGKSIGILVQGELRYPSQLIEAFLEGFVVFLVVFFVYKKVRIKGILIAVYGIAYSIARFISEYFREPDEQIGTYVFGLSMGQILSLLMILSACILMCFVLKQGQKNRVC; from the coding sequence ATGAATCGATGGAATGAAGTTTATTATCATTTTAATCCTATAGCTTTTGAAGTATTTGGATATCCTATTCATTGGTATGGAATCGCATATGCTTTTGCCTTATTTGTTGTGTTATATCTTGCAAGGTATTTTCTAAAAAAAGATCGGAAATATTTTAATCTTGATAATGTAACTTTGGATTATTACTTCATATGGGCAGAAGTTGGAATCATATTGGGAGCTAGGATAGGATATATTTTAATCTATGATCCTTTAAAAATAGAATATCTAGCCCACCCTTGGCAAATCTTTAATCCCTTTAATGATAATGGAGAGTTTATTGGAATTAGAGGGATGAGCTATCATGGAGGTGTGGTTGGATTTTTGATTGCTACTTATTTATTTGCAATCTATAAGAAAAAGAATTTTTTTCTATTAATGGATTTGATGGCTTTGAGTATTCCTTTAGGTTATATTTTTGGACGCATTGGCAATTTTTTAAATCAAGAGCTTTTTGGTAGAGTAGTGCAAAGTGATGGATTTGGTAAAAGTATTGGTATTTTAGTGCAGGGAGAGTTGCGTTATCCTAGCCAATTGATTGAAGCCTTTCTTGAAGGATTTGTAGTTTTTTTAGTAGTGTTTTTTGTTTATAAGAAAGTCAGAATCAAGGGTATTTTAATCGCAGTTTATGGGATTGCTTACTCAATTGCTAGATTTATTTCAGAATATTTTAGGGAGCCAGATGAGCAGATAGGAACTTATGTTTTTGGTCTAAGTATGGGACAAATTCTAAGCTTATTGATGATCTTGTCTGCCTGCATATTAATGTGTTTTGTCTTAAAACAAGGTCAAAAAAATAGAGTTTGTTGA
- a CDS encoding (Fe-S)-binding protein, which yields MKVYFFGTCLGSMAYSKALVSSIKLLQHFGAEVIYKKDQSCCGQPSFNSGYYKETRQVVLANVKLFDKPYPIVVPSGSCAGMMMHDYIELFKDTPYQSQIQDFSSRVYELSDFLLNQLNASLSDKGHKTTATWHSNCHALRVAKCVDSSKTLIRMLDNVDLVELEKEEECCGFGGTFSIKEPEISKAMVERKIDDILSRNVEYIISGDGGCLLNISGAMKKMGCDVKPMHLYEFLAQRIGIE from the coding sequence ATGAAGGTCTATTTTTTTGGCACCTGTCTTGGAAGTATGGCTTACTCCAAGGCACTTGTAAGCTCTATCAAACTTCTGCAACATTTTGGGGCAGAAGTTATTTATAAAAAAGATCAAAGTTGTTGTGGGCAACCAAGCTTTAATTCAGGCTATTATAAAGAAACTCGCCAGGTAGTTCTTGCTAATGTCAAGCTTTTTGATAAGCCCTACCCTATCGTTGTCCCATCAGGATCTTGTGCTGGGATGATGATGCACGATTATATAGAGCTTTTTAAAGATACCCCTTATCAATCTCAAATACAAGATTTTAGTTCGCGTGTTTATGAACTTAGTGATTTTTTACTCAATCAGTTAAATGCCAGTCTTTCTGACAAAGGGCATAAAACTACTGCAACCTGGCATTCCAATTGCCATGCTCTTAGGGTAGCAAAGTGCGTAGATTCCTCAAAAACCCTTATAAGGATGCTAGATAATGTGGATTTAGTTGAATTAGAGAAAGAAGAGGAATGTTGTGGTTTTGGAGGGACTTTTAGTATTAAAGAGCCCGAAATCTCAAAAGCAATGGTTGAAAGAAAAATAGATGATATTCTTAGCCGCAATGTGGAATATATTATCAGTGGTGATGGGGGTTGTTTGCTTAATATTAGTGGAGCAATGAAAAAAATGGGTTGTGATGTCAAACCTATGCATCTTTATGAATTCCTAGCACAACGCATTGGCATAGAATAA